A window of Methylocaldum szegediense genomic DNA:
GTGCCCGCTGCTCGGCTACCAGCGTCATATCCTGAGTGTGCTTTCGCACAGAGTATTCGACTTTGGCATGTTTGCCCCCCGAAACTTCGAGCACCGGAGAATCTCCCATGTGCCACACGATGGCTTCTTTGGGAAATCCGGCCTCCCCCGTTTCCGGGCCGAACGGTAGCCAACCGGCACCGTCGAAAACCTCCAGCCAAGGCGTCAAGGCGCCGTGGCTGATACCGTCCCTGAGAATTAGAACATGCGTCATGCGCGCAGGGATATTCGCCGCGGCCAGCAAGTTCACGATGCGGCGAACCCAGTCTTCGGAAACCTGAATGTTTTGCCTCAGCAAAACGACGTTGGGGTCGGGCGTTGGTGCATTGAGACGCAGCAACAGCTCGCGGGCGAAAGTAACGGCATCGGCCGACTTGCTGCGCACCTCGTCGAGCACGGCCTGCGCCGCGGAACGCATCAACTCCGGAAATTCGGGTACCTGCACCTCGGGCGCCGAAGTGATGGTCGGCGGCGCTGCCGCCATCGGGTCACGCGCCAAATTGATGCGGTAGTAAAGCACTTGATAGCCCTTAACCCGGCGTACCGCCCATTCGGCGAAACGCTGCGTCCCGTCATCTTCGGTCGTAAGACCATAGTTGCTGGACACGAAGTTTTCGTCGACGACCGTGTAGCCGACGGGAGAGCGAGGAATGGAGAAATGCACCTTCACCGGCGTATCCCTCTTCGCCTTGAATTCGATGCGCGCCTCTACGGTCCACACTTCCGCCTGCTCTGTAGGCAGCAAAGGCAAACCGAGTCGGGTTACCTTGTACCAACACAGCGAAACGCCGATGGTCACTAGGACCAACGCCAGCATCTTAACGTGCAGGTTCCGCAAGGATTAGTCCTACGTTCAGGGCGACGGTCGAACAGTATAGTTATTGTTTTTTCTCTCTGTCGGAAACGCCGGATACACAGGGGTCGCTATCCGCTTTATACAAAAAGGTATCTGCCGCGTCGACCAGAGCCACGTCTTTGAGGAAACTCCGACCAAGAAGCACCGGATAATTGAAATTGCTCCGGTCCACCAGAGTGAACTCTGTTTCATAATCTCTGCCGTTCTTGCACAACTGCAAACTCACGACATCGCGCTTCGTCGCGCGCGACTTGCGCTCCTTGATGTACACTGTGCGGATTAAAGGACGTTCAACGATGATGGATTTTTCATCATCGCTTCCGGTCAGCGTGAAGCGCACCCACTCCTGCCCATTTTTTGTAAAGTGTTTGATATCGTCGGCATGAAGGGATGATGTTTTAGCCCCGGTATCCAGTTTCGCCGTCATGCGAACGTTCCAAGGCTTGAGAAACACGGACTCCAGCCATCCCATGATGGCTCTTTCCCGCACGGCGGGTTGTGCCTCTGCGCCGGAAACAGCAGCAGAAAGCGCCAGCAAGAGGACCAAGGTGCCGAATCGCATCGTGAGGCTCTCAATCTTCGGAAATCATCTGAACGAATGGGAATCGACGAGCGGCGGAACTCGATCAACGACACAGGACTGGTGGCGTCTAATTCTCGCCTACCGTGTAACCGTGGCCCACCGGGAATACTCGTCACCTTTACTACGCGGGGAGGACTTGCCGAAGCGTGCATCTTCGGCAAGTGAAAGAAAAGAAAACGATTGCAAACGATCCAAGACCGGCGATTGAGCCGGACTAGTCTTCGACGATGGTCAAGCCTTTTTTCTGACTTGCATAATAGGCAGCGATGTCTCTCATGTCTTCCTCCGACAGTCCCTCTGCGATTCCATTCATGATCGGATTTTTTCGGGCGCCGGACTTATAATCCTGCAAGGCTTTAATAAGATAGCTCTCGTATTGTCCAGCGAGACGCGGGAAATTCGGATCCGTCGTATTGCCATCTTCTCCGTGGCACGCCCCGCAGCTTTCGGATTTGCCCTGACCGACCGAGGGATTTCCAGTCACAGGCAAAGCGGCGTTCATGGAGCGGAATCTTGACACATAAGCGGCGATGTCTTCGATATCCTGATCGGTCATGTTGGCAGCATTTCCGAGCATGCTGCCATGAGTGCGCTGTCCAGAGCGGTAAGCTTTCAACGCTGAGACGACATAATCGGCGTGCTGCCCACCAATGCGCGGCACGTGATAGCTGGGGTAGACGTTCGTGTAACCGGCTACGCCGTGACATCCCTCACAGGTGTAAAATTTCGTCCTTCCGGCTTCCGGGTCTCCCGCCGCATTGACGCTCGGAACGATCAACGCGCCAAGCAAACCGGCAACCATCAGGCCAGACAAACTTATAGTTTTCATTAATTTTGCTCCACGAATCTATGGACTTATCAAACTAGCGAAAAGGTGCCGCGATGGATTGCCCCCACCTAGACAGCAAAAACCCGGATTGAACCGGGCGCCATAAGTTGGAGGATTCCAAGAACCTCGAAAATTAAGCGGATTATATTACCCATTAATCACTATTTGACAATTGTTGGATACAAAAAGCGGCGAGTCGACACGACCGGCTCGCCGCTTCGAAGCATGTCTTATTACATGCTTAGCGCCTGCTTCAAGGCCTCTTCCACATCGCCAGCGTTGATAGCGCTTGTTGCCTCGACTTCCTCACCCTCGGCCAGTTTGGCTCGGCGTTTGCGGTCCAGATGATAGGCCAAGCCGGTTCCGGCGGGAATCAAGCGGCCAACGATGACGTTTTCCTTCAACCCAAGCAGCTTGTCGCTCATCCCGCGGATGGCTGCTTCCGTCAGAACACGGGTGGTTTCCTGGAAGGATGCAGCGGAAATGAACGACTCGGTGGACAGCGAGGCTTTCGTAATACCCAAGAGCACCGGCTCATAGCACGCCGGAATCTTACCTTCGGCCTCGATCCTGTCGTTCTCTTCCAGAACCCGTGCCCGGTCGACCTGCTCACCCTTCAGGAATGCGGTATCGCCGGGATCGGTTATTTCGACCTTACGCAACATCTGGCGAATGATGACCTCGATGTGCTTATCGTTGATCTTAACGCCCTGCAAGCGGTAAACGTCCTGAATTTCCTTCACCAAATACGACGCCAGCTCGGCGACTCCGCGTAGCCGCAGGATATCATGCGGTGTGAGATCGCCTTCGGCAATCGTTTCCCCCTGTTCCACATGCTCGCCCTCGAACACCGTGATGTGACGCCATTTCGGGATGAGCACCTCATGCTGATTGCCGTGAGCATCGGTGATGATGATACGGCGCTTGCCTTTGGTCTCTTTGCCGAAACTGACGGTACCGGTCGCCTCCGCCAAGATTGCGGGATCCTTTGTCTTGCGCGCCTCGAACAAGTCTGCGACCCGAGGCAGACCACCAGTAATGTCGCGGGTCTTGCTCGACTCCTGAGGAATCCTCGCCAGGACATCGCCCACTTGTACCAAATCGCCATCGCGAATACCGATAATGGCTCCGGCCGGCAGGAAGTATTGAGCCGCGATATCGGTCGCTGGAATCCGAATATCGTTCCCCTGCTCGTCGACCAGCTTGACCATCGGCCGCAAATCCTTGCCCGCACTGCCCCTCTGTTTGGGATCGATGACCACCATGGAGCTCAAACCGGTCACTTCGTCCGATTGCTCGCGAACCGTGACACCTTCGATGAAATCCACCAGCTTGGCATATCCTTTGACTTCGGTCACAACCGGGTGGGTATGGGGATCCCAATTCACCACGACCTGACCTGCTTTGACCTGGCTGCCCTCCCGCACCGATAGAACGGCGCCGTACGGAATCTTGTAGCGTTCACGCTCACGTCCGTGCTCGTCGATCACGCTCACTTCACCGGAACGCGAGACAGCGACCAAATTGCCGTCTTTGTTGACGACTGTCTTCAGATTGGTCAACTTGATCGTCCCCGAGGACTTGACCTCCACGTTGCTGATGGCTGCGGACCGTGATGCCGCACCACCGATATGGAAGGTACGCATGGTCAGCTGGGTGCCGGGTTCGCCGATCGACTGGGCTGCGATGACCCCGATGGCCTCCCCGATATTGACCTTATGCCCGCGTCCCAGATCGCGCCCGTAGCAGGTCGCACAAACGCCGTAACGAGTCTGGCAGCAGATGACCGAACGTACGCGGACGTTATCGACGCTATGGGCCTCTAGGATACTTACCGCGTGTTCGTCGAGAATCGTGCCGGCGGTCAAAAGCAATTCCTGAGTCGACGGATCTCTGACATCTTCAGCCAATGCGCGCCCGAGCACCCGCTCCGCCAGCGGCTCGACCACATCGCCGCCTTCGATCAGAGGCGACATAAGCAAACCGTCAGTGGTACCGCAATCCTCTTCGGTGACGACCAAATCCTGGGCGACATCGACAAGCCGGCGCGTGAGATAACCCGAGTTTGCAGTCTTGAGTGCGGTATCGGCGAGACCCTTGCGAGCGCCGTGTGTCGAGATAAAGTATTGAAGAACGTCCAATCCTTCCCGGAAGTTGGCGGTAATGGGCGTCTCGATGATCGACCCGTCCGGTTTCGCCATAAGGCCGCGCATACCGGACAACTGGCGGATCTGTGCCGCTGAACCGCGCGCGCCGGAGTCGGCCATCATGAAGATCGAGTTGAACGACTTCTGTTCTGCGATTCGCCCGTCCGGTAACTCAACTTTTTCCGTACCCAATCCTTCCATCATCACCTTGGCGACCTGGTCGTTCGCATGAGACCAGATATCAACCACTTTGTTGTAGCGTTCCCCGTCAGTCACCAGGCCAGAAGCGTACTGGTTCTGGATTTCCTTCACCTCCTGTTCCGCGGCCGCGATGATTTCTTCCTTCCGGGTCGGGATGGCCATATCGTCGACACCGAAAGAGATACCGGCGCGTGTCGCGTGAGAAAAGCCGAGGTACATCAGCTGATCGGCAAATACGACCGTAGCTTTGATACCCAAAGTGCGATAGCAGTGATTGATCAGCTTGGAAATCGCCTTTTTGGTCATATCCTGATTGACCATGTCGAACGGAATTCCCTCCGGTACGATGGTCCAAATCAGGGCGCGTCCTACGACGGTGTCGACCCGTTTACGGACAGTCTTTTTCTCGCCGTTTTCCCCAAAAGTGGTCTCCTCTATACGGACGTTCACCCGAGCGTGGATGTCGACAGCCTTGGTTTGGAATGCGCGCTGAACCTCAGCCACATCAGCAAAAACCATGCCGGTTCCCTTGGCATTGAGCCGCTCGCGGCTCATGTAATAGAGCCCCAACACCACATCTTGGGTCGGATTGATGATGGGCTCGCCGTTGGCCGGCGATAGTATGTTGTTCGTCGCCATCATCAAGGTGCGGGCTTCCAGTTGCGCTTCCAAAGAAAGCGGAACATGGACCGCCATCTGATCGCCGTCGAAGTCGGCGTTGAAGGCCGTACAAACCAGCGGATGCAACTGGATCGCCTTGCCTTCGATCAGTATCGGTTCGAACGCTTGAATACCGAGCCTGTGCAAGGTAGGCGCACGGTTCAGCAAAACCGGGTGTTCGCGGATCACCTCGTCGAGGATATCCCAGACCTCCGGGCTTTCCTTTTCTACCATCTTCTTGGCGGCCTTGATTGTGGTCGCAAGCCCGCGGAACTGAAGTTTGCTGAAGATGAACGGCTTGAACAATTCAAGCGCCATTTTCTTCGGCAAGCCGCACTGGTGCAGCTTCAGGGTAGGACCAACCACGATGACCGAACGGCCGGAATAGTCCACGCGTTTTCCCAGCAGGTTTTGGCGGAAACGCCCCTGTTTTCCCTTGATCATGTCGGCCAGCGATTTCAGCGGACGCTTGTTCGAGCCGGTTATGGCGCGCCCGCGGCGGCCGTTGTCGAGCAGGGCGTCGACCGCTTCCTGAAGCATGCGTTTCTCATTGCGCACGATAATATCCGGCGCATTGAGATCGAGCAGCCGTTTCAGGCGATTGTTGCGGTTGATCACTCGACGGTACAGGTCGTTCAAATCCGAGGTGGCGAAACGGCCACCGTCGAGGGGAACGAGCGGACGCAACTCCGGCGGCAACACTGGCAACACCGTCAGAATCATCCACTCTGGCCGGTTGTTGGATGAGATCAAGGACTCGATCGCCTTTAGACGCTTGGTGTGCTTCTTGATTTTCGTTTCCGAGTTGGTCGAATCGATCTCTTCGCGAAGCTTGGCAACCTCCTTGTGGAGGTCCATAGTCTTCAGCATCTCGTAGATCGCCTCGGCTCCCATCTTCGCGACGAACTCATCGCCGTGCTGCTGCACAGCCTGCTGATACTCCTCTTCGGTCAACAGCTGACCGCGCGTGAGAGGGGTCATACCAGGATCGATAACCACGTAGGACTCGAAGTAGAGCACGCGCTCGATCTCACGCAGGGTCATGTCGAGCAGCAACGCGATGCGGGAAGGCAGCGATTTCAGAAACCAAATATGTGCGACCGGGCTGGCCAGTTCGATATGGCCCATGCGCTCACGGCGAACTTTAGACAACGTGACTTCAACGCCGCACTTTTCGCATATGACCCCACGATGTTTCAGGCGTTTGTACTTCCCGCAAAGACATTCATAATCACTGACCGGACCGAATATCTTTGCGCAGAACAAACCATCTCGCTCGGGCTTGAAGGTACGATAGTTGATCGTTTCGGGCTTTTTCACTTCCCCGTAAGACCAGGACCGAATCATATCGGGCGAAGCAAGACTGATGCGGATGCTATCGAACTCTTCCGCCTGGTTTTGACGCTTTAAGAAGTTGATGAGATCTTTCACAGAGGTTCTCCTAAAGTCGGTTCTGCCAATCTGGACCGTCTGAAGGTCCGGATTCAGCCGCTAGCCTATTAGTCCTGTTCCAACTCGATGTTGATACCCAGGGAACGAATCTCTTTGATCAAGACGTTGAACGACTCGGGCATGGCCGCCTCCATGCGATGGTCACCATCGACAATGTTCTTATAGATCTTGGTGCGCCCGGTGACGTCGTCCGACTTGACCGTGAGCATCTCCTGGAGGGTATAAGCCGCGCCGTACGCTTCTAGCGCCCAGACTTCCATTTCTCCGAAGCGCTGGCCGCCAAACTGGGCCTTGCCGCCCAAAGGTTGCTGGGTAACCAGGCTATACGGGCCGGTGGAACGGGCGTGCATTTTGTCGTCGACCAAGTGGTTGAGCTTAAGCATGTACATATAGCCGACCGTGACGGGCCTATCGAAGACTTCGCCGGTACGTCCGTCGATCAACCAGGTCTGACCGCTTTCGGGGAGATCCGCGAGGCGCAGCATAGTCTTGATATCTTCCTCGCTGGCGCCATCGAAAACTGGTGTGGCCATGGGCACCCCTTCGCGGAGATTGGCTGCGAGTTCGAGAATCTCGCTGTCGGACAGCTCATCCAGGTCTTCTTTCTTACCGCTACAGTTATAAATCTCCTTCAAGAACTGACGGATTTCCTCGATCTTGGCCTTCGCATCCAGCATTTTGCCGATCTTCAGTCCCAAACCTTTGGCCGCCCAGCCTAGATGGGTCTCCAACACCTGGCCGACATTCATCCGGGAAGGCACGCCAAGCGGATTGAGCACGATGTCCACCGGGGTTCCATCCGCGAGATAAGGCATATCCTCAACCGGCACGATTTGGGATATGACGCCCTTGTTACCGTGACGCCCCGCCATCTTGTCGCCCGGCTGGATTCGACGCTTGACGGCCAGGTAGACCTTGACCATCTTCAAAACACCGGGCGGCAAATCGTCGCCCATCGCGATCTTCTTCTTTTTCTCTTCCAGCCGCTTGTTCATCTCTTCGCGCTGCTGAGCAATCTGCTCGGCGATGGCTTCGAGTTGAACGTTCAAGTCTTCATCTTGTAAGCGAATCTCAAGCCATTGGGACTGTTTCAATCCATCCAGGTACTCTCGGGTAATCACGTCTCCGGAGCGCAGTCTGTTCGGGCCCGATTCAGCCGTTTTTCCCAGCAGCATCTGCTCCACACGCTGGTAAAAGTCCTTCTCGATGATCCGCAACTGGTCGTTCAGATCCTTCTTGACCCGCTCGATCTCCGCCTGCTCGATCTGCTTCGCCCTGTCGTCCTTTTTAACGCCGTCGCGGGTAAACACTTGAACGTCAATGACGGTGCCATCCATACCGGACGGTACACGCAAGGACGTGTCTTTTACGTCCGACGCTTTTTCTCCGAAAATAGCCCGAAGCAGTTTTTCCTCGGGGGTCAGCTGGGTCTCGCCTTTGGGTGTGACCTTGCCCACCAGGATATCGCCTGCCTTTACCTCGGCGCCGATATAGACGATCCCGGATTCGTCCAGCTTGGCCAGCGCGGCTTCGCCTACGTTGGGTATGTCAGCGGTAATTTCTTCAGGCCCGAGTTTGGTATCGCGAGCAACGCAGGTTTTTTCCTCGATGTGGATGGTCGTGAAACGATCGTCCTGTACCACCCGTTCCGAAATCAGAATAGAGTCCTCGAAGTTGTATCCGTTCCAGGGCATGAACGCGACAAGAAGGTTTTGACCCAAGGCTAGCTCGCCCATGTCAGTAGACGGTCCATCGGCGAGGATGTCGCCTTTCGCGACTCTGTCACCCAGCTTCACCAGCGGCTTTTGGTTGATGCACGTGTTCTGGTTCGAGCGCGTATATTTGGTCAGATTGTAGATATCCACACCCGGCACGCCCGCTTCGGTCTCGTCGTCGTTCACGCGCACGACGATGCGGCTGGCATCGACGAATTCGACTGTCCCACCACGCTTAGCAATGACCGTCACCCCCGAATCCCGAGCGACGATGCGCTCCATGCCTGTACCGACCAAGGGTTTCTCGGTCCGCAGTGTCGGTACGGCCTGGCGCTGCATGTTGGATCCCATCAATGCCCGGTTGGCGTCGTCGTGCTCCAGGAATGGAATCAACGATGCCGCGACCGACACGATCTGGCGTGACGACACGTCCATGTAATTGATTTGATCGGCCGACGCGAGGGTGAATTCATCTTTATGCCGGCAAGAAACCAAATCATCGACCAAGCGGCCGTTTTCATCGACTTTTGCGCTCGCCTGAGCGATGAAATATTTGCCCTCTTCGATGGCGGACAGATACTCGATCTCGTCGGTGACGACACCGTTGACTACCTTACGGTATGGAGTCTCGAGAAATCCGTATTCATTGGTGCGAGCGTAAACCGCCAATGAATTGATGAGGCCGATATTCGGTCCTTCCGGCGTTTCAATGGGGCAGACACGTCCATAGTGGGTTGTGTGAACGTCGCGCACCTCGAAACCCGCGCGCTCCCGAGCGAGGCCACCCGGCCCCAGGGCCGAAACCCTGCGCTTGTGGGTCACTTCGGACAATGGGTTGTTCTGATCCATGAACTGCGACAACTGGCTCGAACCGAAGAACTCTTTGATAGATGCTGCAACAGGTTTCGCATTGATGATTTCCTGCGGCATCAGGTTCTCGGCGTCGGCCATAGACAGGCGCTCCTTGACCGCGCGCTCGACACGGACAAGCCCCAGCCGGAATTGATTTTCGACCATTTCCCCGACGGAGCGGACACGGCGGTTGCCCAAATGGTCGATATCGTCGACCGTCCCAATGCCGTTTCGAATATTGATGAGTTCCTTAAGGACATCAATGATGTCTTCTTTGGTCAGCACGCCCGGTCCCGTGATCTCCGAGCGCCCGAGCCGGCGATTGAACTTCATCCTGCCAACCGGCGACAGGTCGTATCGATCGGGCGAGAAGAAAAGGTTATCGAACAGCGTCTGAGCAGCCTCTTTAGCGGGCGGCTCGCCGGGCCGCATCATGCGATAGATTTCCACCAACGCATCGAGCTGGGTCTCGGTTGTATCGATCCGCATGGCATTCGAAATATATGGCCCGCGGTCTAGATCGTTGATGTACAACGTATCGATGGCCTCGATACCGGCTGCAATGATACGGTTCAGAAGATCCTCCGTGATCTCGTCGTTCACCTTGGCCACCAACTCTCCTGTACTCGGAGCGATCACATTATGCGCGAGAATCTTGCCATAGAGGTAATCCCTCGGCACAGCCAGTTGCTTGAGCCCAGCTTTATCCATCTGTCGAATGTGTCGAGCCGTGATTCTGTGCCCTTTCTCGACAATCGTCTGCCCATCAACTTTGATATCGAAGCTGGCGATATCGCCGCGCAGACGCTCGGGAATCAGGTCAAGCAAAATCCCATGTTCGGTGAACGAAAAACGATTGGTTTCGAAAAACAGCTTGATGATCTCTTCGTTGTCGTAGCCGAGAGCCCGCAAGAGAACAGTAGCCGGCAACTTTCTCCGACGGTCTATTCGTACGTAAACGCAGTCTTTGTGATCGAACTCGAAGTCGAGCCAGGACCCCCGATAAGGGATGATCCGGGCGTTAAACAACAGCTTTCCGGACGAGTGGGTTTTACCGCGGTCGTGATCGAAAAACACACCCGGCGAACGATGCAATTGCGAGACAATAACACGTTCCGTTCCGTTAATGATGAAAGTACCCGTCTCAGTCATGAGCGGAATTTCGCCCATGTAAATTTCCTGCTCTTTGATATCCTTCACGACCTTTGCGCTCGCCGGCGCGTCGCGGTCGTAGATCACCAATCGCACTAACACCCGCAAGGGTGCCGCGTAATTGGCACCGCGCTGCTGACATTCTTTGACATCGAACGTGGGCTCGCCCAGAGAGTAACTTACGTATTCTAAAACGGCATGCCCAGTATGGCTCTCGATCGGAAATACCGACTTTAACGCGGCATGCAACCCCTCGTCGACGCGTTTACTGGGAGGAACATCGGCCTGGAGAAATCTCTTGTATGAATCGACCTGTGTTGCTAAAAGATAGGGAACTTCAAGTACTTCACGACGCTTGCCAAAACTGTTACGAATGCGTTTTTTCTCGGTGAAAGAGTAGGCCATAGTGGTTCCTTACCTTAAGTATTCAAACGAAATAACCACAATCTCTAAGAGGGATTAGAAGACTCGGATGACCACTTGCAGATTAAAATTAGACATAGGACGGTAGAAGTAATTCGGCCAGCGACTTGGTTGCACTGTAAGCCTCAACTGCTCGCCGCCCGGGGGCGAGCTACACTTTTACAATAGATCGTTGCAAGCGCCAAAAGGCCGGCAGCCAAAAGCTGCCAGCCTCAAAGGGATCGACTTGGTTCAGGCCACGCAACAATTATTTAATTTCAACTGCTGCGCCGGCTTCGACCAACTGTTTCTTGATATCTTCGGCTTCTTGCTTACTGACTCCCTCCTTGACGGTCGATGGAACACCTTCCACAAGGTCTTTGGCTTCTTTCAAGCCCAAACCGGTGATAGCACGGATCACTTTGATCACGTTCACCTTGTTATCGCCGAAGCTCGTCATAACGACGTCGAATTCGGTCTTTTCTTCGGCCGCCGGTGCCGCCGCTGCTGCTGCCGGTGCAGCCACGGCTACCGCAGCCGCCGCCGACACGCCGAATTTTTCTTCCATGGCGGAAATCAGATCCACCACCTCCATCACCGTCATATTGGCAATGGTTTCCAAAATATCTTCTTTAGATACAGCCATCGAAATACTCCAAAAGTAAAGCTTGTTGCTTATGCTGCCTGCTTTTGATCGCGTATTGCCGCCACCGTCCGTACCAGCTTTGCGTGAGGCTCCGCTAGAGTTCTCACGAACTTCTCGATCGGCGCTTTCATCACGCCCATCAACATAGCCAAAGCTTGTTCTTTCGTCGGGAGCTTGGCTAACCGATCGATCTCCGATGCGCCGTAAAGTTTTCCCCCTACAGCAACCAGCTTTACAACAAGCTTCTCGTGCTGCTTCGAGAAATCCTGAACAACGCGCGCAGCCGACCCTGGATCTTCCATGGAAAAAGCCAGGATCAACGGGCCGACCAGACCATCCTTCATGCAAGCAAACTCGGTGCCTTCAATGGCCCTACGGGCCAGGGTATTCTTGATCACCCTTAGATAAACACCGGATTCACGCGCAACTTTGCGAAGGTCAGTCAATTCAGAAACGGTTAACCCACGATACTCTGCAGCCACTGCAGAGTGAGCTCGAGCGGCAACAGCAGCGACTTCTGCGACGACGGCTTTCTTGTCATCGAGTCTTAGCGCCACTTAAATACCTCCGGTAGAAGTCTGAACAGTTGGGAACCATTCAGAGCCAACAAAACATCCTGTTTCAGGACGTCCCAAAAAACGGCTCCTTTCACCGATAACGGCTTCAGTACACCGTCTGCGCGGGCTTTGTCGATTAAGCGCACAAGGCGCACCCGCGGTCTTTGACGGTTACCGGCAGTACCGGCAACCCAAAGTCTGTTTCAACTATGCCGCCAGAGTCCCGTGATCAATCTGCAACCCGGGCCCCATGGTGGAAGATACTGTGATTTTCTTCAAATAAACGCCCTTTGACGTAGAAGGCTTAGCCTTCTTAATGTCGGATATCAGAGCCTCGAGATTCTCTTTCAAGGCCACGACATCAAAGTTCACTTTACCGATCGAACAGTGAATAATGCCGCGTTTATCGGTTCGATAACGGACTTGTCCTCCCTTCGCGTTTCTTACCGCCGCTGCGACATCTGGAGTCACCGTACCCACTTTCGGGTTCGGCATGAGTCCACGTGGCCCGAGAATCTGACCCAACTGCCCCACGACCCGCATTGCGTCTGGCGCTGCTATCACAACGTCAAAATTGAGCTCTCCTGCCTTTACTTGAGCAGCCAGATCGTCCATACCGACGATATCCGCCCCGGCTTCTCTCGCCGCATCAGCATTCGCACCTTGCGCGAACACCGCTACCCGAACTGTTTTTCCGGTACCATGAGGCAACACGGTAGCACCGCGAACGGCTTGGTCGGACTTCCTCGGATCAACTCCTAGATTTACGCTAACATCGACCGACTCGACGAACTTTACCGTCGAAAGCTCTTTCAAAACGGCAAAAGCCTCCTCGGCAGTATAGAGCTTTCCCGCTTGGAGTCTCTCTTTGATCGCCCTCGCACGCTTGCTCAACTTTGCCATTAGACCCCCTCCACGTTAAGCCCCATGCTACGCGCGCTGCCGGCGATCGTACGAATCGCCGCTTCCATATCCGCCGCGGTCAAATCCGGCCTCTTCATAGCAGCGATTTGGGCCAGCTGCTCACGCGTCACCGTTCCAACTTTATTGGTATTCGGGTTGCTGCTACCTTTCTCCAAACCAAGCGCCTTTTTCAACAAGACCGAGGCCGGCGGCGTTTTCGTGACGAACGTAAAACTACGGTCGCTATATACCGTGATGATGACCGGTATGGGCAATCCTTTTTCCATGCCCTGTGTATGGGCATTGAATGCTTTGCAAAACTCCATGATATTTACGCCCCTTTGACCGAGCGCAGGCCCTACAGGAGGACTGGGATTCGCTTCGCCAGCCTTCACCTGAAGCTTGATATAAGCGGTTATTTTCTTTGCCATGAATTACTCCTGGTGGGTGATTACGCCTTTAGGCTCCCCTACCCGCGGACCACGCGGTGTGGAAACTATGAAAAGCGGCTAAGCCTTTTCGACCTGACCGAAATCGAGCTCTACTGGTGTCGACCGACCGAAAATTAAAACGGATACCCGAAGCTTATTTTTCTCATAATTGACCTCTTCCACCACGCCATTAAAGTCCTTAAAAGGACCTTCAATGACTCGCACGACCTCTCCTACCTCAAAGAGCACCTTTGGCTTCGGTTTCGTCGCACCCTCTTCGACCCGACTCAATATCGCTTCGGCCTCCTGATCCGATATCGGCGCTGGTCGATCCGAGGTCCCACCGATAAAACCCAGCACGCGCGGAACCTCTTTAACGAGATGCCAGG
This region includes:
- the nusG gene encoding transcription termination/antitermination protein NusG, with amino-acid sequence MALRWYVVHAYSNFENQVKRSLEERIKRSGLERYFGKILVPTEEVVEMRMGQQRKSERKFFPGYVLVQMELNDETWHLVKEVPRVLGFIGGTSDRPAPISDQEAEAILSRVEEGATKPKPKVLFEVGEVVRVIEGPFKDFNGVVEEVNYEKNKLRVSVLIFGRSTPVELDFGQVEKA